A single Paenibacillus kribbensis DNA region contains:
- the folE2 gene encoding GTP cyclohydrolase FolE2 gives MRENRVTSKLPSKAERHRLFGSVDPTPGDKPTLKEHMSDLQNEQRNYLFDIEQVGIARVKHPITVEAGLAPASQVSIGTFKLTTSLNREAKGINMSRLTEHLEEYRQQGGTTDLAQLIRFTKGLTARMNQERAELELSFPWFYERRSPMLGKTGLNHAEGLIRISYEEGRGSCVVVGLTVAVTTLCPCSKEISEYSAHNQRGVVTMEAHIDELDMEQDWKVMLLNAAESNASAPLHPILKRPDEKAVTEKAYENPRFVEDMVRLIAADLVELKAVRAFTVECRNEESIHLHDAIAKISYKKPRS, from the coding sequence GTGAGAGAAAACAGAGTAACCTCGAAACTGCCTTCCAAGGCAGAGCGTCATCGGCTGTTCGGTTCGGTGGACCCTACTCCGGGAGATAAACCCACATTGAAAGAGCATATGTCCGATTTGCAAAATGAGCAGCGCAACTATTTGTTCGACATTGAACAGGTGGGCATCGCCAGAGTAAAGCACCCTATTACCGTGGAGGCGGGTTTAGCCCCTGCTTCACAGGTAAGCATCGGAACCTTTAAGCTAACAACCTCGCTGAATCGTGAGGCCAAAGGAATTAACATGAGCCGCCTGACAGAGCACTTGGAGGAGTATCGGCAGCAGGGTGGAACAACGGATTTGGCACAGCTCATCCGTTTTACAAAAGGTTTGACCGCGCGGATGAATCAGGAACGGGCTGAGCTGGAGCTTTCGTTCCCGTGGTTCTACGAACGGCGCTCCCCTATGCTGGGGAAAACGGGACTAAACCATGCCGAGGGGTTAATCCGAATCAGCTATGAGGAAGGACGGGGAAGCTGTGTGGTGGTTGGCCTGACGGTGGCGGTAACAACTTTGTGTCCATGCTCCAAGGAAATCAGCGAATACAGCGCCCACAATCAGCGTGGCGTAGTAACGATGGAAGCGCACATAGATGAACTGGATATGGAGCAGGACTGGAAGGTCATGCTGCTGAATGCAGCAGAATCTAATGCCAGCGCTCCGCTGCATCCGATTCTTAAGCGCCCGGACGAGAAGGCGGTAACTGAAAAAGCGTATGAAAATCCGCGTTTTGTCGAGGATATGGTGAGGCTAATTGCTGCTGATTTGGTCGAGCTGAAGGCCGTTCGTGCCTTCACGGTGGAGTGCCGAAATGAAGAATCCATTCATCTGCATGATGCCATAGCGAAAATTTCATATAAAAAACCACGTTCCTGA